In Nonomuraea muscovyensis, one genomic interval encodes:
- a CDS encoding AAA family ATPase, with product MPAPTDPAADNAAAQVIEQTLIKVSGSPSNAEQNALLNRVVDAWRRRHGQGSPKPILTLVGGYAGSGKTEFSRFLSDITGWAFLDKDSLTRAMVERLLVSLGGDPHDRHTELYLREVRPLEYRCLMETAFDNLNVGTSAILSAPFIAELADPDWVSRLTNRCAAKGIDVAVVWVRCDVESMREYIEFRGAARDCWKLDNWDTYTSGLNTETCPPTAHITVDNRLGAAISLADQTRETLKRILS from the coding sequence TTGCCCGCGCCCACCGACCCCGCAGCGGACAATGCCGCCGCGCAGGTCATCGAACAGACCCTCATCAAGGTGTCCGGCAGCCCTTCCAACGCCGAGCAGAACGCACTCCTCAACCGCGTGGTCGACGCCTGGCGCCGCCGGCACGGCCAAGGCAGCCCGAAGCCGATCCTCACCCTCGTCGGCGGCTACGCCGGATCCGGCAAGACCGAGTTCTCCCGCTTCCTGTCCGACATCACCGGCTGGGCCTTCCTGGACAAGGACTCCCTCACCCGCGCCATGGTCGAACGCCTGCTCGTCTCCCTCGGCGGTGACCCACACGACCGGCACACCGAGCTGTACCTGCGCGAGGTCCGACCACTGGAGTACCGGTGCCTCATGGAGACCGCGTTCGACAACCTCAACGTCGGCACCTCTGCCATCCTGTCGGCCCCGTTCATCGCCGAGCTGGCCGACCCCGACTGGGTGTCCCGTCTCACCAACCGCTGCGCCGCCAAGGGCATCGACGTCGCCGTGGTGTGGGTACGCTGCGACGTCGAGTCCATGCGCGAGTACATCGAGTTCCGCGGAGCCGCCCGCGACTGCTGGAAGCTCGACAACTGGGACACCTACACCAGCGGCCTCAACACCGAGACTTGCCCGCCCACCGCGCACATCACCGTCGACAACCGTCTCGGAGCCGCGATCAGCCTCGCCGACCAGACCCGCGAGACACTCAAACGGATCCTCTCGTGA
- a CDS encoding guanylate kinase, which yields MKGIVLYGPPASGKSTTTAALTALDPRFVLLRKLKSGNRRGTEYDFVTPDHLARLRAAGRLLAETHRYGNVYAIDRHQIQQMAQTGQVPVVHMGNIPDILRLAEAGPWLPVLLWVPRDVCERRSLQRGDGDTTSRLSAWDETLLDLQTHDTGLFSLRIRTDQTTPHDSARQIAHAYLRQEAPPLGHHA from the coding sequence GTGAAGGGCATCGTCCTGTACGGCCCGCCGGCCAGCGGCAAGAGCACCACCACCGCCGCCCTGACGGCTCTCGACCCGAGGTTCGTCCTGCTGCGCAAGCTCAAATCCGGCAACCGGCGCGGCACCGAATATGACTTCGTCACCCCCGACCACCTCGCCCGGCTGCGGGCAGCCGGACGGCTCCTCGCGGAGACCCACCGCTACGGCAACGTCTACGCCATCGACCGCCACCAGATCCAGCAGATGGCCCAGACGGGGCAAGTGCCTGTCGTTCACATGGGCAACATCCCCGACATCCTGCGCCTGGCCGAAGCCGGGCCTTGGCTGCCCGTCCTGTTGTGGGTGCCACGCGACGTCTGCGAGCGGCGATCCCTGCAACGAGGTGACGGCGACACCACCAGCCGCCTGAGCGCATGGGACGAGACCCTGCTCGACCTGCAAACCCACGACACCGGCCTCTTCTCGCTGCGGATACGCACCGACCAGACGACCCCTCACGACTCGGCGCGGCAGATTGCCCATGCCTACCTCCGCCAGGAGGCGCCACCGCTCGGTCACCACGCCTGA